One window of the Perca flavescens isolate YP-PL-M2 chromosome 5, PFLA_1.0, whole genome shotgun sequence genome contains the following:
- the gcnt4a gene encoding beta-1,3-galactosyl-O-glycosyl-glycoprotein beta-1,6-N-acetylglucosaminyltransferase 4, with product MKIKCSHYTHRLRHRCFLFSLSLLAVCLLKLVYIKVTVRDSVYIQPYGITGSFSSTHNHRYDINCTAIYELDPVEIGKALRIKRKAIVDVDDDSTVSLTSDCQTFLKARGYNEAPVSAAERSFPLAYSLVVHKNAPMVERILHAIYAPHNIYCIHYDQKSSPAFIKAITNLARCTPNVFIASKLESVEYAHISRLNADLNCLSDLLRSEVNWKYVINLCGQDFPLKSNFELVLELKQLNGSNMLESSRPSGLKKQRFSFQHQLKNVPFEYRRMPVKTTVLKDAPPHGIEMFIGSAYFVLSQDFVNYISSSQVAKDFLAWSADTYSPDEHFWATLVRVPGVPGHIPRSKADVTDLRSKTRLVKWNYLEGNLYPACTGIHMRSVCIYGAAELRWLLNYGHWFANKFDPKVDPILIKCLEEKLMEKRQNVQT from the coding sequence atgaaaataaaatgttcccaCTACACACATAGATTGAGACACAGGTGCTTCctgttttctctgtctctgctggCAGTCTGTCTGCTCAAGCTGGTCTACATCAAAGTGACGGTGAGGGACAGCGTCTACATCCAGCCCTATGGAATCACTGGCAGCTTCTCCAGCACCCACAACCACAGGTATGACATCAACTGCACGGCCATCTACGAGCTGGACCCTGTGGAGATCGGCAAAGCTCTCCGGATCAAACGGAAAGCCATTGTTGACGTGGACGATGACAGCACCGTGAGTCTGACCTCGGACTGCCAAACCTTTCTCAAAGCACGGGGTTACAATGAGGCTCCGGTGTCTGCTGCAGAGCGCAGCTTCCCATTGGCTTACTCCCTGGTGGTGCATAAGAACGCCCCCATGGTGGAGCGAATCCTTCACGCTATCTATGCACCGCACAACATCTACTGCATCCACTATGACCAGAAGTCCTCTCCAGCGTTCATAAAGGCCATCACCAACCTGGCTCGGTGCACTCCAAATGTGTTCATCGCCTCTAAACTGGAGTCTGTGGAATATGCCCACATCAGCAGGCTGAATGCCGACCTGAACTGCCTCTCTGACCTgctgaggtcagaggtcaactgGAAGTATGTCATCAACCTTTGTGGCCAGGACTTTCCTCTCAAGTCCAACTTTGAGCTGGTGCTGGAGCTGAAGCAGCTGAACGGCAGCAACATGCTGGAGTCCAGCCGGCCCAGCGGACTCAAGAAGCAGCGCTTCAGCTTCCAGCACCAGCTGAAGAACGTGCCTTTTGAGTACCGGCGTATGCCGGTCAAAACCACGGTGCTCAAAGATGCTCCTCCTCACGGCATCGAGATGTTCATCGGCAGCGCTTACTTTGTCCTGTCACAGGATTTTGTAAATTACATCAGCAGCAGCCAGGTGGCAAAGGACTTCCTGGCATGGTCAGCTGACACATACTCACCAGATGAACACTTCTGGGCCACCCTGGTCAGGGTCCCCGGGGTGCCGGGGCACATTCCCCGGTCCAAGGCTGATGTTACGGATCTGAGGAGCAAGACACGACTAGTCAAGTGGAACTATTTAGAAGGAAATCTTTACCCAGCGTGCACGGGTATACACATGCGCAGCGTTTGCATCTACGGAGCGGCTGAACTTCGCTGGCTCCTCAACTATGGCCACTGGTTTGCTAACAAATTTGACCCCAAAGTGGACCCGATCCTGATTAAGTGTTTGGAGGAGAAGCTGATGGAAAAACGTCAAAACGTGCAAACATGA